One segment of Lachancea thermotolerans CBS 6340 chromosome E complete sequence DNA contains the following:
- the ISA1 gene encoding Fe-binding Fe/S cluster assembly protein ISA1 (similar to uniprot|Q07821 Saccharomyces cerevisiae YLL027W ISA1 Mitochondrial matrix protein involved in biogenesis of the iron-sulfur (Fe/S) cluster of Fe/S proteins isa1 deletion causes loss of mitochondrial DNA and respiratory deficiency depletion reduces growth on nonfermentable carbon sources) — MRFAMSCHESLAVRSLQAFRLFSSRSILLNSAPAQASHTENHTYRARNAKRFLQTNHLQRTLGNSGPERWSFDFNQEKKSAPFKKPALTPLKPFHQESKESTIQTAASPNASKWSTYSMPSKESLAKQQDQAKRQGQEIEKQLASEPKPVKKQKRRLRPRKALISLTPNAVDHLKLLLNQPEPKLIRVGVKNRGCSGLTYDLEYITAPGKFDEVVEQDGVRVILDSKALFSIVGSEMDWIDDRLSSRFVFKNPNSKGTCGCGESFMV, encoded by the coding sequence ATGCGGTTTGCTATGAGCTGCCATGAATCACTTGCAGTGCGCTCCCTGCAAGCATTTCGGCTATTTTCAAGCAGGAGCATTCTGTTGAACAGTGCTCCAGCTCAAGCCTCTCACACTGAAAATCACACATACAGGGCCCGAAACGCAAAGAGGTTCCTGCAAACCAACCACCTCCAGCGAACGCTAGGCAACTCAGGCCCAGAAAGATGGAGTTTTGACTTCAACCAGGAGAAGAAGTCAGCCcccttcaagaagccgGCCCTTACCCCtttgaagccttttcaCCAGGAATCGAAGGAAAGCACAATACAAACTGCGGCTAGCCCGAATGCGTCCAAGTGGTCCACATATTCTATGCCGTCAAAGGAATCGCTGGCAAAGCAGCAGGACCAAGCTAAGAGACAAGGACAAGAAATTGAGAAACAGCTAGCATCCGAGCCAAAACCTGtcaagaaacagaagagaAGACTTAGACCTCGTAAGGCGTTGATATCCTTGACCCCAAATGCAGTCGACCATCTGAAACTGCTTCTGAACCAGCCAGAGCCTAAACTGATAAGGGTAGGTGTTAAAAACAGGGGCTGTTCCGGGTTAACATACGACTTGGAGTACATAACAGCGCCCGGAAAGTTCGATGAGGTAGTGGAACAAGATGGAGTAAGAGTAATATTAgactcaaaagctctttttaGCATAGTAGGGAGTGAGATGGACTGGATCGACGATAGATTGTCTTCGAGATTTGTGTTTAAAAACCCAAATTCCAAAGGGACATGCGGTTGCGGCGAAAGCTTTATGGTTTGA